A window of Callospermophilus lateralis isolate mCalLat2 chromosome 13, mCalLat2.hap1, whole genome shotgun sequence contains these coding sequences:
- the Coa6 gene encoding cytochrome c oxidase assembly factor 6 homolog: MAAPSRKERQACWGARDEYWRCLDAHAEDAALCQRLRSSFEASCPQQWIKYFDKRRDYLKFKEKFEAGQFQPSESTTNS, translated from the exons ATGGCGGCCCCCTCCAGGAAGGAGCGGCAGGCTTGCTGGGGCGCGCGCGACGAGTACTGGCGGTGCCTGGACGCCCACGCCGAGGACGCAGCCCTCTGCCAGCGCCTCCGCAGCTCCTTCGAGGCCAGCTGCCCCCAGCAGTGG ataaaatattttgataaaagAAGAGACTACTTAAAATTCAAGGAAAAATTTGAAGCGGGACAGTTCCAGCCTTCTGAATCAACTACAAATTCCTAG